One segment of Paenibacillus antri DNA contains the following:
- a CDS encoding AAA family ATPase → MKPIRLTIQGLQSYREEQTIDFSRLAEAGVFGIFGPTGSGKSTILDAVTLAMYGAVERAGSGIQSIMNAQEDTLSVSFAFQLSDGADRRTYRAERTYRRKPDGTVEQRLCRLCEETSEGAIVLADKAGEVNAAVASLIGLSMTDFTRAVVLPQGKFSEFLALKGKERREMLQRLFRLERYGDELAARLTARLRRTEALAREAAAELQGLGDASPEALAAAEAAFRDASEAEARLQEALKAAETAHAEAARIREAMQEAAASEAAWAALERRRPEIAAIEERLAAAAAAEALLPTWRAREEAAAQADRLAREAIDAAGERERAAARQAAAQEAHAAAERVLREQEAPTAVRLERLRQAVALAEQAAVDAAALERARAELASGRAEREAAANALAAAQQQRAKALQLQAELKAAYGALAAPPEERRRMAAAERERSAATTAAAQAAAQRGEASALAAAAKRGEAETARLDETVRTSIAQLGAARALFAQGAAVLNAAEDDLLREERRLGERILAAKTAAIGGERHAWAHALAAGLAPGEPCPVCGSASHPAPASPPPDAAKGDDEAERLERLQRDARELASAVHREAGRANEALHRLNAALEGSEAPSAVDETAAAAEEPYPAGDASESPQAESLEKRRRVVEKVVARLNAVAPELKALLERFESARASLRNERATLAAAAQSARAAETKAEAAEREAAIAAARWREAYPEWTPETFEQALRDAERKEREAEDIRLRLEKSEPFLAANAEELERLQGRQSLAERRLALAEAETAAAERQLAARREEIAALTGGDVTPPAELAAALSARLERWRADERAAREAADAARTAAENAGRRLAAAEEALRGAADARERAERQWSDALAGSAFDGVDAVQRAALEPERREAFAREASAYKEALAAAAAKREAALARLGGRAIDEAAMLEAERRLADAKAKREEALAARAKAERAAWELRQRHERWRLVTRQREEAVALQQQLAKLQAVFRGNAFVEFLAEEQLLGVTRAASERLGSLTRGRYAIELDSTGGFVIRDDANGGVRRPVSTLSGGETFLTSLALALALSAQIQLSGKYPLEFFFLDEGFGTLDPELLDNVVTALERLHVERLAVGVISHVPELQARLPRKLIVTPADPMGAGSRVRIETT, encoded by the coding sequence ACCATTCTCGACGCGGTGACGCTGGCGATGTACGGCGCGGTGGAGCGCGCCGGCAGCGGCATCCAGAGCATTATGAACGCGCAAGAGGACACGCTCTCCGTGTCGTTCGCGTTCCAGCTGTCGGACGGGGCCGACCGACGTACATACCGCGCGGAGCGAACGTACCGGCGCAAGCCCGACGGGACGGTCGAGCAGCGTCTGTGCCGTCTTTGCGAGGAGACGAGCGAAGGCGCGATCGTGCTGGCGGACAAGGCGGGCGAAGTGAACGCCGCGGTGGCGTCGCTCATCGGCTTGTCGATGACCGACTTTACGCGCGCCGTCGTGCTGCCGCAGGGCAAGTTTTCGGAATTTCTCGCCCTGAAAGGGAAGGAGCGCCGAGAGATGCTGCAGCGGCTGTTCCGCCTCGAGCGGTACGGCGACGAGCTCGCCGCTCGCCTGACGGCGCGGCTTCGCCGGACGGAGGCGCTCGCGCGCGAAGCGGCGGCGGAGCTGCAAGGGCTCGGCGACGCGTCGCCGGAGGCGCTCGCCGCGGCGGAAGCGGCGTTCCGCGATGCGTCCGAGGCCGAAGCGCGTCTGCAGGAAGCGCTGAAGGCCGCGGAGACGGCGCACGCGGAAGCGGCGCGCATCCGCGAGGCGATGCAGGAGGCGGCCGCGAGCGAGGCGGCGTGGGCCGCGCTGGAGCGCCGCCGGCCCGAGATCGCGGCGATCGAGGAGCGGCTCGCGGCGGCGGCCGCGGCGGAAGCGCTGCTGCCGACGTGGCGCGCGCGGGAGGAAGCGGCGGCGCAAGCCGATCGTCTCGCGCGCGAAGCGATCGACGCGGCGGGCGAGCGGGAGCGCGCGGCGGCGCGGCAGGCGGCCGCGCAAGAGGCGCATGCCGCGGCGGAACGGGTGCTGCGGGAGCAGGAAGCGCCGACGGCGGTGCGGCTCGAGCGGCTGCGCCAAGCGGTCGCGCTGGCGGAGCAGGCGGCCGTCGACGCGGCGGCGCTGGAGCGCGCCCGCGCCGAGCTGGCGAGCGGCCGCGCGGAGCGGGAGGCGGCGGCGAACGCCCTCGCCGCCGCGCAGCAGCAGCGCGCGAAGGCGCTGCAGCTCCAAGCGGAGCTGAAGGCCGCTTACGGCGCGCTGGCGGCGCCGCCGGAGGAACGCCGCCGGATGGCCGCCGCGGAGCGGGAGCGGTCCGCGGCGACGACGGCCGCGGCGCAGGCCGCCGCGCAACGCGGGGAAGCGTCCGCGCTCGCGGCGGCGGCGAAGCGCGGCGAAGCGGAAACCGCGCGGTTGGACGAAACCGTGCGGACGTCGATCGCGCAGCTGGGCGCGGCCCGCGCCTTGTTCGCGCAAGGCGCGGCGGTGCTGAACGCGGCGGAAGACGACCTGCTGCGCGAGGAGCGCCGGCTCGGCGAACGCATCCTGGCGGCGAAAACCGCGGCGATCGGCGGCGAACGGCATGCCTGGGCGCATGCGCTCGCGGCCGGCCTCGCGCCGGGCGAGCCTTGCCCGGTATGCGGCTCGGCGAGCCATCCGGCGCCCGCTTCGCCCCCGCCCGACGCGGCGAAAGGCGACGACGAAGCAGAACGCCTCGAGCGGCTGCAGCGCGACGCGCGGGAGCTGGCCTCGGCGGTGCACCGCGAGGCCGGCCGCGCGAACGAGGCGCTGCATCGGCTGAACGCGGCTTTGGAAGGGAGCGAGGCGCCTTCGGCGGTCGACGAAACGGCGGCCGCGGCCGAAGAGCCTTACCCGGCCGGAGACGCCAGCGAATCGCCGCAGGCCGAGTCGCTCGAGAAGCGGCGCCGCGTCGTCGAGAAGGTCGTCGCCCGGCTGAACGCCGTAGCGCCGGAGCTGAAGGCGCTGCTCGAGCGGTTCGAGTCGGCCCGCGCATCCCTGCGGAACGAGCGGGCGACGCTCGCGGCCGCCGCCCAATCGGCGCGCGCGGCCGAGACGAAGGCCGAAGCGGCGGAACGGGAGGCGGCGATCGCCGCGGCGCGTTGGCGGGAGGCGTATCCGGAGTGGACGCCGGAGACGTTCGAGCAGGCGCTTCGCGACGCCGAACGCAAGGAGCGCGAAGCCGAGGACATTCGGCTTCGCCTCGAGAAGAGCGAGCCGTTCCTCGCGGCGAACGCGGAGGAGCTGGAGCGCCTCCAAGGGCGGCAGTCGCTCGCGGAGCGCCGTCTCGCGTTGGCGGAGGCGGAGACGGCCGCCGCCGAACGGCAGCTGGCCGCGCGCCGCGAGGAGATCGCCGCGCTGACCGGCGGCGACGTAACGCCGCCCGCCGAGCTGGCGGCGGCGCTGAGCGCTCGCCTCGAGCGGTGGCGCGCGGACGAGCGCGCGGCGCGAGAGGCGGCCGATGCGGCGCGGACCGCGGCGGAGAACGCCGGCCGGCGGCTCGCCGCGGCCGAAGAGGCGCTGCGAGGCGCGGCGGACGCGCGGGAGCGCGCCGAGCGGCAGTGGAGCGACGCGCTGGCGGGCAGCGCCTTCGACGGCGTAGACGCCGTGCAGCGCGCCGCGCTCGAGCCGGAGCGCCGCGAGGCGTTCGCCCGCGAGGCGTCCGCGTACAAGGAGGCGCTCGCGGCGGCCGCGGCGAAGCGCGAAGCGGCGCTTGCCCGCCTCGGTGGAAGAGCGATCGACGAAGCTGCGATGCTGGAGGCGGAGCGGCGACTCGCCGATGCGAAGGCGAAGCGCGAAGAAGCGCTCGCGGCGCGGGCGAAGGCGGAGCGTGCCGCCTGGGAGCTCCGGCAGCGGCACGAGCGGTGGCGGCTCGTCACGCGACAGCGCGAAGAGGCGGTCGCCTTGCAGCAGCAGCTCGCGAAGCTCCAAGCCGTGTTTCGGGGCAACGCGTTCGTCGAGTTTCTCGCGGAGGAGCAGCTGCTCGGCGTGACGCGAGCGGCGTCGGAACGGCTCGGCAGCCTGACGCGGGGCCGGTACGCCATCGAACTCGATTCGACGGGCGGCTTCGTCATCCGCGACGACGCGAACGGCGGCGTGCGCCGTCCCGTGTCGACGTTATCGGGCGGAGAGACGTTCCTGACATCGCTCGCCCTCGCGCTCGCCTTATCGGCGCAAATCCAACTTAGCGGCAAGTATCCGCTCGAGTTTTTCTTCCTCGACGAAGGGTTCGGCACGCTCGATCCGGAGCTGCTGGACAACGTTGTGACGGCGCTGGAACGGCTGCATGTCGAACGGCTCGCGGTCGGCGTCATCTCGCACGTGCCGGAGCTGCAAGCCCGGCTGCCGCGCAAGCTGATCGTGACGCCGGCCGATCCGATGGGCGCGGGCAGCCGCGTTCGGATCGAGACGACGTAA
- the yqfD gene encoding sporulation protein YqfD: protein MNAQLVRYIRGYVKLNVAGPSFEELINRLVQENVPVWDIRRSGEGRGEFLIALPDYFRLKPLLKETGCRVRTRERHGFPFFLDKLGKRKWFVAGAAAFLIGMYLLAQVVWTVQVDGNETIPKEYILQAASEQGIYPLQWKMRMGDPGVLADRLARTIPNVAWVGVDVQGTTVTIRVVESIVPEKRIPQNPRHLVSTSDAVITRIIADRGVPLVGVHSRVKRGDILISGILGDEENREVVVAEGDVRGLVWYEYNVQAPIAKQHKALTGESRSTFHLVLGGRALQLSGYWQKPYANEQVETDRKQLRFGPWTAPIGWMTVTHREATIVEETRTVAEAKETGLANARADLIATLGGNTVIRAEKILHERTDNGKVVMNVLFEAEVDLATERPILEEELAPPDKKDGP, encoded by the coding sequence ATGAACGCGCAGCTGGTCCGATACATAAGAGGGTATGTGAAATTAAACGTGGCAGGTCCGTCGTTCGAAGAGCTGATCAATCGGCTCGTCCAAGAGAACGTCCCCGTCTGGGACATCCGGAGGAGCGGCGAAGGCAGAGGCGAATTTCTTATCGCGCTGCCCGACTACTTCCGTTTAAAACCGCTCCTCAAGGAGACGGGCTGTCGGGTGCGGACGAGAGAGAGGCATGGGTTTCCCTTTTTCTTGGACAAACTCGGGAAGCGCAAGTGGTTCGTGGCGGGGGCGGCCGCGTTCCTGATCGGGATGTATTTGCTCGCGCAGGTCGTATGGACGGTGCAGGTGGACGGCAACGAAACGATTCCGAAGGAGTATATTTTGCAGGCGGCGTCGGAGCAAGGCATCTACCCGCTGCAATGGAAAATGCGAATGGGCGATCCCGGCGTCTTGGCGGACAGGCTCGCTCGGACGATCCCGAACGTCGCCTGGGTCGGCGTCGACGTGCAAGGAACGACGGTAACGATCCGCGTCGTGGAATCGATCGTGCCGGAGAAGCGGATTCCGCAAAACCCGAGGCATCTGGTCTCGACGTCCGACGCCGTTATCACGCGCATTATCGCGGACCGGGGCGTCCCGCTCGTCGGCGTCCATTCTCGGGTGAAGCGCGGAGATATTTTAATTTCGGGTATTCTAGGGGATGAGGAGAATCGGGAGGTCGTCGTGGCGGAGGGCGACGTCCGCGGTCTCGTCTGGTACGAATACAACGTGCAAGCGCCGATCGCCAAGCAGCACAAGGCGTTGACCGGCGAGTCGCGCTCGACGTTCCACCTCGTGCTCGGCGGCCGCGCGTTGCAGCTGAGCGGCTATTGGCAGAAGCCGTACGCCAACGAGCAGGTCGAGACGGACCGCAAGCAGCTGCGGTTCGGTCCGTGGACGGCGCCGATCGGCTGGATGACGGTGACGCACCGCGAAGCGACGATCGTCGAAGAGACGCGGACCGTCGCGGAGGCGAAGGAGACGGGGCTTGCGAACGCGAGGGCGGATTTGATCGCGACGTTGGGCGGAAACACGGTCATTCGGGCGGAAAAAATTTTGCATGAGCGTACCGACAATGGTAAAGTGGTAATGAATGTATTGTTCGAGGCCGAGGTCGATCTGGCGACCGAACGGCCGATTCTGGAAGAGGAATTGGCGCCGCCCGACAAGAAAGACGGGCCTTGA
- the rpsU gene encoding 30S ribosomal protein S21, which yields MSETKVRKNETIDAALRRFKRSISKDGVLAEVKKRRHYEKPSVKRKKKSEAARKRKF from the coding sequence GTGTCCGAAACGAAAGTTCGCAAAAACGAGACAATCGACGCTGCTCTTCGCCGATTCAAGAGATCCATCTCCAAAGACGGCGTATTGGCTGAAGTAAAGAAACGCAGACATTACGAGAAGCCAAGCGTGAAGCGCAAGAAGAAGTCCGAAGCTGCCCGTAAGCGTAAATTCTAG
- a CDS encoding NfeD family protein, giving the protein MVNIIHRWRTGWLGLIAMLASIVLASFGAAATEAPSEAAADAGDVAVIRVDRTIETGLQRFLERALGEAEASGAETAVLVINTFGGRVDAATEIGEAIRSSPLRTIAYVEAKAISAGSYIALNADEIYMQQHSTIGAAAVVDGAGDRVRDSKIVSVWVKQMVAAAERNGRNPAIAEGMVDDSVKVEMPEIGQISEPGELITLTAEEAVAVGYAEGLATSLDEFLSTIGSTSQQTIEPTLAEQAARFLTHPATTTVLFILGIAGLVIELLVPGFGVPGIVGIVAFGLYFLGNYVAGFAGVEHLAMFVVGVLLLALELFIPSFGILGVLGIAALIAGVVLAAYDSGDALTSLGVATLVAAVIVAVFVRYFKHRGVWNKFILRDALKTEEGYVSHATRSDLTGKVGKAVTPLRPSGTAVFDDERVDVVTDGEFVAAGASVVVVLVDGGRIVVRETERLHLK; this is encoded by the coding sequence ATGGTCAACATCATTCATCGTTGGAGAACGGGATGGCTCGGACTGATTGCGATGCTCGCCTCGATCGTACTCGCTTCGTTCGGAGCGGCGGCTACGGAAGCGCCTTCCGAAGCCGCCGCGGACGCGGGCGACGTCGCCGTCATCCGCGTCGATCGCACGATCGAGACGGGGCTGCAGCGGTTTCTCGAGCGCGCGCTCGGCGAAGCGGAGGCGTCCGGGGCGGAGACGGCGGTCCTCGTCATCAATACGTTCGGGGGCCGCGTCGACGCGGCGACGGAAATCGGCGAAGCGATCCGGTCCAGTCCGCTTCGCACGATCGCGTACGTCGAAGCGAAAGCGATTTCGGCGGGGAGCTATATCGCGCTGAACGCGGACGAGATCTACATGCAGCAGCATAGCACGATCGGCGCGGCGGCGGTCGTGGACGGCGCGGGCGATCGGGTGCGGGACTCGAAGATCGTCTCGGTCTGGGTGAAGCAAATGGTCGCCGCCGCGGAGCGGAACGGACGCAATCCGGCGATCGCGGAAGGCATGGTCGACGATTCGGTGAAGGTGGAGATGCCCGAGATCGGGCAAATCAGCGAACCGGGCGAGCTCATTACGTTAACCGCGGAGGAAGCGGTCGCCGTGGGATACGCGGAGGGACTCGCGACGTCGCTCGACGAGTTCTTATCGACGATCGGCTCGACGTCGCAGCAGACGATCGAACCGACGCTCGCCGAGCAAGCGGCGCGTTTTCTGACGCATCCGGCGACGACGACGGTCTTGTTTATCCTGGGCATCGCCGGTTTGGTCATCGAACTGCTCGTGCCGGGGTTCGGCGTTCCCGGCATCGTCGGCATCGTCGCGTTCGGGTTGTATTTTCTCGGAAACTATGTGGCGGGATTCGCGGGGGTGGAGCACTTGGCGATGTTCGTGGTCGGTGTCTTGCTGCTTGCATTGGAACTGTTTATCCCAAGCTTCGGCATTCTAGGCGTTCTTGGAATCGCGGCGCTGATCGCCGGCGTCGTGCTCGCCGCGTACGATTCGGGGGACGCGTTAACGTCGCTCGGCGTCGCCACTCTCGTCGCGGCCGTCATCGTAGCCGTGTTCGTCCGCTATTTTAAGCACCGAGGCGTCTGGAATAAATTTATTTTGCGGGATGCGCTGAAAACCGAAGAAGGTTACGTGTCGCATGCGACGCGGTCGGATTTGACCGGCAAGGTCGGCAAGGCGGTCACTCCGCTGCGGCCTTCGGGGACGGCGGTGTTCGACGACGAACGCGTCGACGTGGTGACGGACGGGGAATTCGTCGCGGCCGGCGCTTCCGTCGTCGTCGTGTTGGTCGACGGCGGACGCATCGTCGTACGGGAAACGGAACGACTTCATTTAAAATAA
- the yqfC gene encoding sporulation protein YqfC codes for MRRWTRKLTKWTTDMLDLPQDVVFDLPRVTMIGNMQLYVENHRGVLHFSETYLKLALTQGSMEIRGKQLSIRAILAEEVFIEGLIDEVKYS; via the coding sequence ATGCGACGCTGGACTCGCAAGCTAACGAAATGGACAACGGATATGCTGGACCTTCCCCAGGACGTCGTCTTCGACCTTCCGCGCGTCACGATGATCGGCAATATGCAGTTGTACGTGGAAAACCATCGCGGCGTGCTTCATTTTTCGGAAACGTATTTGAAGCTCGCATTGACGCAAGGAAGCATGGAAATCCGAGGGAAGCAGCTGTCGATCCGCGCGATTCTTGCGGAGGAAGTGTTCATCGAAGGATTAATCGACGAAGTGAAGTACTCGTAA
- a CDS encoding PhoH family protein, producing the protein MNERIADHTVKIPLRNAAEGLALFGPGDAYLHLIEKETEAQLFSRDAEIAVQGTKQQVESLQQLFEVLLELIRGGYTLSERDVMYAVELAKTMQADQLLDLFKGDIAATYKGKPIKVKTIGQKQYVSTIRKKDIVFGIGPAGTGKTYLAVVLAVVALKEGKVKRIVLTRPAVEAGESLGFLPGDLQEKVDPYLRPLYDALNDMLGPEAVAKSLERGLIEVAPLAYMRGRTLEDSFIILDEAQNTTPEQMKMFLTRLGFGSKMVVTGDVTQIDLPRGKTSGLIEAERILKNIPEIGFIMFGESDVVRHALVQKIIMAYDRVKDQ; encoded by the coding sequence TTGAACGAACGCATCGCTGACCATACCGTAAAGATCCCGCTGAGGAACGCGGCCGAAGGGCTTGCGCTGTTCGGACCGGGAGACGCTTACCTTCACTTGATCGAGAAAGAGACGGAAGCTCAACTGTTTTCCCGCGACGCGGAGATCGCCGTGCAAGGCACGAAGCAGCAAGTGGAATCGCTGCAGCAGCTGTTCGAGGTGCTGCTCGAGCTGATTCGCGGCGGCTATACGCTGTCGGAGCGGGATGTCATGTACGCCGTCGAGCTCGCCAAGACGATGCAGGCCGACCAGCTGCTCGACCTGTTCAAGGGCGATATCGCCGCGACGTACAAGGGCAAGCCCATTAAAGTGAAGACGATCGGACAGAAGCAATACGTATCGACGATCCGGAAGAAAGATATCGTCTTCGGGATCGGCCCGGCCGGGACAGGCAAGACGTATCTCGCCGTCGTGCTGGCCGTCGTCGCTCTGAAGGAGGGTAAGGTGAAGCGCATCGTCCTGACGCGGCCGGCCGTGGAGGCGGGCGAGAGCCTCGGCTTCCTGCCCGGGGACCTGCAGGAGAAGGTGGATCCGTACTTAAGGCCGTTGTACGACGCGCTGAACGACATGCTCGGCCCGGAGGCGGTCGCCAAGTCGCTCGAGCGGGGATTGATCGAGGTCGCTCCCCTAGCGTACATGCGCGGACGGACGCTGGAGGATTCGTTCATAATATTGGACGAGGCCCAGAATACGACTCCGGAACAGATGAAGATGTTCTTGACGCGTCTCGGCTTCGGCTCGAAGATGGTCGTAACCGGCGACGTCACGCAGATCGACTTGCCGAGAGGGAAAACCTCCGGCCTCATCGAGGCGGAGCGCATTCTGAAGAATATTCCGGAGATCGGATTCATCATGTTCGGCGAGTCCGACGTCGTGCGCCACGCGTTGGTGCAGAAGATCATCATGGCGTATGACCGCGTCAAGGATCAATAG
- a CDS encoding histidine triad nucleotide-binding protein yields the protein MADCIFCKIVEGAVPSKKVLETDTVLAFHDIQPSAPVHVLLIPKKHIPTMNDVTAEDAAAIGDIALAAQQVAEALGIKDRGYRLINNCNDEGGQVVYHLHFHLLGGEKLGPILR from the coding sequence ATGGCGGACTGCATTTTCTGCAAAATCGTCGAAGGCGCCGTCCCCTCCAAGAAAGTATTGGAGACGGACACGGTGCTCGCGTTCCACGACATTCAACCGTCCGCGCCGGTTCACGTGCTGCTCATTCCGAAGAAGCATATTCCGACGATGAACGACGTGACGGCGGAGGACGCGGCGGCGATCGGCGACATCGCGCTGGCCGCGCAGCAAGTCGCGGAAGCGCTCGGCATTAAGGACAGAGGGTACCGATTGATCAACAATTGCAACGACGAAGGCGGGCAGGTCGTGTACCATTTACACTTCCATTTGCTCGGCGGAGAAAAGCTCGGACCGATTCTCCGATAA
- a CDS encoding GatB/YqeY domain-containing protein — MNLSERLNEDMKALMKSGDKFALTVVRMIRSAVKNAEIDARRPLSDEEVMDILTREVKQRRDALQEFEKAGREDLADQAKAEIEVIQRYMPQPLTEAELTRIVEETIQEVGASSKADMGKVMSALMPKVKGRADGKQVNAAVQRLLV; from the coding sequence ATGAATTTGAGCGAACGTCTGAACGAGGATATGAAAGCATTGATGAAGAGCGGTGATAAGTTCGCGCTCACCGTCGTGCGCATGATTCGTTCGGCGGTCAAGAATGCCGAGATCGACGCCCGCAGGCCGCTTAGCGATGAGGAAGTCATGGACATCCTCACGCGGGAGGTCAAGCAGCGCCGAGACGCCCTTCAGGAATTCGAGAAAGCGGGTCGCGAAGACCTTGCGGATCAAGCGAAGGCGGAAATCGAAGTTATCCAGCGTTATATGCCTCAACCGTTAACCGAAGCAGAGCTGACTCGGATCGTCGAAGAGACGATTCAAGAAGTCGGCGCCTCCTCCAAGGCCGACATGGGTAAAGTGATGAGCGCATTAATGCCGAAAGTCAAAGGTCGCGCCGACGGCAAGCAAGTGAACGCCGCCGTGCAACGGCTGTTGGTATAA
- a CDS encoding DUF421 domain-containing protein, which translates to MFKEYGLIALELVIGFAALFLYTKILGKAHFSKLTPFDFVSALTLGELLGNAIYDDRIHTGHVLFATTLWGLLIWTIVWMTQKWNRIRKPLEGEPTIIIRKGNLDFDAMKRCKLDLNELQTMLRQQQFFSMEWVEYAILETNGALSVMPKPKYGTPDRSDFGLPIRSSVLPVSLILDGELIRDNLKEAGVDEAWLKEQLKKQGIGKYVDVFYAEWNESDSLYVALYPKQGPA; encoded by the coding sequence ATGTTCAAGGAATACGGCCTTATCGCGCTCGAGCTCGTCATCGGGTTCGCGGCTCTTTTTCTATATACGAAAATATTGGGCAAGGCCCACTTTTCGAAGCTGACGCCGTTCGACTTCGTCTCCGCTCTCACGCTCGGCGAGCTGCTCGGCAACGCGATTTACGACGATCGAATCCATACCGGGCACGTCCTGTTCGCGACGACGCTATGGGGATTGCTGATTTGGACGATCGTGTGGATGACGCAGAAATGGAATCGCATCCGCAAACCGCTCGAGGGCGAGCCGACGATCATTATTCGTAAAGGCAATCTGGATTTCGACGCCATGAAGCGCTGCAAGCTGGATCTGAACGAGCTGCAGACGATGCTCCGGCAGCAGCAATTCTTCTCCATGGAATGGGTCGAATACGCCATCCTCGAGACGAACGGAGCGCTCAGCGTCATGCCGAAGCCGAAGTACGGCACCCCCGACCGTTCCGATTTCGGGCTGCCGATTCGATCCTCGGTCCTTCCCGTGTCGCTCATCCTCGACGGCGAACTCATTCGCGACAACTTGAAGGAAGCCGGCGTAGACGAAGCGTGGTTGAAGGAACAACTGAAGAAGCAAGGCATCGGCAAGTATGTGGATGTCTTCTACGCGGAATGGAACGAAAGCGACAGCCTATATGTCGCCTTATACCCAAAGCAAGGACCGGCCTGA
- the floA gene encoding flotillin-like protein FloA (flotillin-like protein involved in membrane lipid rafts), which produces MFGPDVFTLLIIAVVIIAFVVFMSFFPIMLWISALASGVRVGIITLVAMRLRRVIPSRIVNPMIKARKAGLGVSVNQLESHYLAGGNVDRVVNALIAAERANIQLPFERAAAIDLAGRDVLQAVQMSVNPKVIETPWVAAVAKDGIEVKVKARVTVRANIDRLVGGAGEETIMARVGEGIVTTVGSSNTHKEVLENPDLISRTVLGKGLDAGTAFEILSIDIADIDVGKNIGANLQTEQAEADKRIAQAKAEERRAMAVAHEQEMKARVEEMRAKVVEAESQVPQAMAEALRSGKLGVMDYMNLKNIESDTQMRDAFGKMNPDDSDKK; this is translated from the coding sequence ATGTTCGGACCGGATGTATTTACGTTACTCATTATCGCTGTCGTGATTATCGCTTTCGTCGTGTTTATGAGCTTCTTCCCGATCATGTTGTGGATTTCGGCGCTCGCCTCCGGCGTGCGCGTCGGCATCATCACGCTGGTCGCAATGCGGCTGCGCCGCGTCATTCCGAGCCGTATCGTCAATCCGATGATTAAGGCTAGGAAAGCGGGCCTCGGCGTCTCGGTGAATCAGCTCGAGAGCCATTATCTCGCGGGCGGCAACGTCGACCGCGTCGTCAACGCGCTGATCGCGGCGGAACGCGCCAACATCCAGCTTCCGTTCGAGCGGGCGGCGGCGATCGACCTCGCGGGTCGAGATGTGCTTCAAGCGGTGCAAATGAGCGTTAACCCGAAGGTGATCGAGACGCCTTGGGTCGCCGCCGTGGCGAAAGACGGCATCGAGGTGAAGGTCAAAGCGCGGGTGACGGTGCGGGCGAATATCGACCGTCTCGTCGGCGGCGCCGGCGAAGAGACGATTATGGCGCGCGTCGGCGAAGGCATCGTCACGACGGTCGGCTCTTCGAATACGCATAAGGAAGTATTGGAGAATCCGGATTTGATTTCCCGTACGGTTCTTGGCAAAGGGCTGGACGCCGGCACGGCGTTCGAAATTTTATCGATCGATATCGCGGACATCGACGTCGGCAAAAACATCGGCGCCAACCTGCAAACCGAGCAGGCCGAAGCCGACAAGCGCATCGCGCAGGCGAAAGCCGAGGAGCGTCGGGCGATGGCCGTCGCGCACGAGCAGGAGATGAAGGCACGCGTCGAAGAGATGCGCGCGAAAGTCGTCGAGGCCGAGTCGCAGGTACCGCAAGCGATGGCCGAAGCGCTTCGCAGCGGCAAGCTCGGCGTCATGGATTACATGAATCTGAAGAACATCGAGTCGGATACGCAAATGCGCGATGCGTTCGGCAAGATGAATCCGGACGATTCGGACAAAAAGTGA